A single window of Pseudomonadota bacterium DNA harbors:
- a CDS encoding flagellar regulator YcgR PilZN domain-containing protein, with product MQDFTETSQQKIRQILTSLTRSRAHLTAEIGHGVLTAPTLSLHVDTELGVFLIDTFNNGHAMDLVRGGKPFSLRGSDNGVQVYCGGLTVIDLVRFDAAHALKVALPESIHYYQRRATFRVDLDGLADIPASLGCTPAQVAAARSHAVDPNAVPDALVGRVIDLSTRGCRVVFTDQVYPVPSAGIDDTVTLRLRMPDREGTLDLPVMWRFKKHSIADSTLVVGLEFGAIDERTVESIQQFVVSMQFKQRAVELQRRCA from the coding sequence GTGCAGGACTTCACAGAGACGTCTCAGCAGAAAATACGGCAAATTCTCACGTCGCTCACCCGCAGCCGTGCCCACCTGACGGCCGAAATCGGCCACGGCGTACTGACAGCGCCCACCTTGTCGCTGCACGTCGACACCGAGCTCGGTGTGTTCCTGATCGACACCTTCAACAACGGCCACGCCATGGACCTCGTGCGCGGCGGCAAGCCCTTCTCGCTGCGGGGTTCGGACAACGGCGTGCAGGTGTACTGTGGCGGGCTGACGGTGATCGACCTCGTGCGCTTCGATGCGGCCCACGCGCTGAAGGTGGCACTGCCCGAGTCAATCCACTACTACCAGCGCCGCGCGACCTTTCGCGTCGACCTCGACGGCCTCGCCGACATTCCCGCGTCGCTCGGGTGCACCCCGGCACAGGTGGCCGCCGCGCGCAGCCACGCCGTCGACCCGAATGCGGTGCCCGACGCGTTGGTGGGCCGGGTCATCGACCTCTCGACCCGCGGTTGCCGGGTCGTGTTCACCGATCAGGTCTACCCGGTGCCCTCAGCGGGCATCGACGACACCGTGACCCTGCGACTGAGGATGCCGGACCGCGAGGGCACACTGGACCTGCCGGTCATGTGGCGCTTCAAGAAGCACAGCATTGCCGACAGTACACTCGTGGTGGGGCTCGAGTTTGGCGCGATTGACGAACGCACGGTCGAGTCGATTCAGCAGTTCGTGGTCAGCATGCAGTTCAAACAGCGCGCCGTCGAGCTCCAGCGCCGCTGCGCCTGA
- the trpD gene encoding anthranilate phosphoribosyltransferase — MNIQEAIGHVLQGRDLDRDAMQAVMRELMTGVASPAQIGGFLVGLRAKGETVTEIAAAAEVMRSLADRVTVDGDPVDIVGTGGDVAGTFNVSTASSIVAAAAGATVAKHGNRSVSSRTGAADLFELAGVNIELDAAQVGQCISEAGLGFMFAQRHHSAMKHAAGPRREMGVRTVFNVLGPLTNPAFAKRQVVGVFSADLVEPIAEALGELGSTHAMVVHALEGMDEISVSGDTAVAEYKDGKVVSYTLSPGDIGLGVHVLASVQVADTAASLAAIQAVFAGEAGGPRDMVLANAGAGLYVGGLADSHSAGVERAAAAVDSGAAAAKLSELSAVTRRLAGAAP, encoded by the coding sequence ATGAACATCCAAGAGGCGATCGGACACGTGCTGCAGGGCCGGGATCTCGACCGCGATGCCATGCAGGCGGTGATGCGCGAGCTCATGACTGGCGTGGCAAGCCCGGCACAGATTGGCGGTTTTCTCGTCGGGCTCCGGGCCAAGGGGGAAACGGTCACCGAGATTGCCGCGGCGGCCGAGGTCATGCGGTCGCTCGCGGACCGGGTCACTGTCGACGGCGACCCGGTGGACATCGTCGGCACGGGCGGTGACGTCGCAGGCACTTTCAACGTCTCGACCGCCAGCAGCATTGTCGCGGCGGCAGCTGGAGCCACCGTCGCCAAGCACGGCAACCGCTCGGTCAGCAGTCGCACCGGTGCCGCTGATCTCTTCGAACTTGCGGGTGTCAACATCGAGCTCGATGCTGCGCAGGTGGGGCAGTGCATCAGCGAGGCCGGGCTTGGCTTCATGTTCGCCCAGCGTCACCACAGCGCAATGAAACACGCGGCCGGCCCGCGACGCGAGATGGGTGTCCGCACCGTCTTCAACGTGCTTGGCCCGCTGACCAACCCGGCCTTTGCCAAGCGGCAGGTGGTGGGGGTGTTCTCGGCGGACCTGGTCGAGCCGATCGCTGAAGCGCTCGGGGAGCTCGGCAGCACCCATGCCATGGTCGTGCACGCGCTGGAGGGCATGGACGAGATCAGCGTGTCGGGCGACACGGCTGTGGCAGAATACAAGGACGGCAAGGTGGTGTCCTACACCCTGAGCCCGGGCGACATCGGCCTCGGTGTGCACGTGCTCGCGTCCGTGCAGGTCGCCGACACCGCAGCGAGCCTCGCCGCCATCCAGGCGGTGTTTGCCGGTGAAGCGGGTGGCCCACGCGACATGGTGCTCGCCAACGCGGGTGCGGGCTTGTACGTGGGCGGCCTCGCCGACAGCCACAGCGCCGGTGTCGAACGCGCGGCCGCGGCCGTCGACAGCGGTGCCGCCGCCGCCAAGCTGAGTGAACTCTCGGCCGTGACCCGACGCCTCGCCGGAGCCGCGCCGTGA
- a CDS encoding aminodeoxychorismate/anthranilate synthase component II, with the protein MSTLVIDNYDSFTYNLVQYIGELGGTPVVHRNDEIDLDTIAALAPERILISPGPCTPSQAGISKAVVERFGGQVPILGVCLGHQAIGEVFGATVARAERIMHGKLSMVHHHAVGVFAGLPTPYEATRYHSLSIVQGTVPDCLEVTAWTERPDGSVEEIMGVRHRELAIEGVQFHPESIKTEHGHALLDNFLKTEQTA; encoded by the coding sequence ATGAGCACGCTCGTCATCGACAACTACGACTCCTTCACCTACAACCTGGTGCAGTACATCGGCGAGCTCGGTGGCACGCCGGTCGTGCACCGCAACGACGAGATCGACCTCGACACCATCGCCGCACTCGCACCCGAGCGCATCCTGATTTCACCGGGGCCGTGCACGCCGAGCCAGGCCGGCATCTCAAAGGCCGTGGTGGAACGCTTTGGCGGCCAGGTGCCGATCCTCGGTGTGTGTCTTGGCCACCAGGCGATCGGCGAGGTTTTCGGTGCGACGGTGGCGCGCGCCGAGCGGATCATGCACGGCAAACTCTCGATGGTGCACCACCACGCCGTTGGCGTCTTCGCCGGCCTGCCCACGCCCTACGAGGCGACGCGGTATCATTCGCTGTCGATCGTGCAGGGCACCGTGCCCGACTGCCTCGAGGTGACCGCCTGGACCGAGCGCCCCGACGGCAGCGTCGAGGAGATCATGGGGGTCCGCCACCGGGAGCTCGCGATCGAGGGGGTGCAGTTTCACCCCGAATCGATCAAGACCGAGCACGGCCACGCGTTGCTCGACAACTTCCTGAAAACGGAGCAGACCGCATGA
- a CDS encoding MBL fold metallo-hydrolase: MSTIEVVEVRDFLTYFHWGRHPDDPMLDMRLGGGSFALHRNGKAVVIDSMARPGQGRWVREYLERTHGIKAFTLVCSHWHVDHIVDNVAYADSVIVSHAHTRDTLLAKLAEFERGYGDYDPFTVVPPNLTFTGRLDLWLDDIAIELHEVAIHEAGHLGVYLPEHKILIANDLLEDPLWFFDFDFASAETQRLELDRLASWDIDCILPCHGSIDTVRQGGYSKRLIDANRWYLDAMLEAAETGDVMALSATEILKPELDAGVLTWWPPYDEVHAFNQQAIVKMQGRS, from the coding sequence ATGAGCACGATCGAGGTCGTTGAAGTCCGCGATTTTCTGACGTACTTCCACTGGGGCCGACACCCGGACGACCCCATGCTGGACATGCGGCTGGGCGGTGGCTCTTTTGCGCTGCACCGGAACGGCAAGGCGGTGGTGATCGATTCCATGGCGCGGCCAGGACAAGGGCGATGGGTGCGTGAGTACCTCGAGCGCACCCACGGCATCAAAGCCTTTACGCTGGTCTGCTCGCACTGGCACGTCGACCACATCGTCGACAACGTGGCCTACGCCGACAGCGTGATCGTTAGTCATGCCCACACGCGAGACACCCTGTTGGCGAAGCTGGCCGAATTCGAGCGCGGCTACGGCGACTACGACCCGTTTACCGTCGTGCCGCCGAACCTCACGTTCACGGGCCGCCTCGACCTCTGGCTTGATGATATTGCGATCGAGTTGCACGAGGTGGCGATCCACGAGGCCGGGCACCTGGGGGTGTACCTGCCCGAGCACAAGATCCTCATCGCCAACGACCTGTTGGAAGACCCGCTCTGGTTTTTCGATTTCGATTTTGCCTCCGCCGAAACACAACGTTTGGAGCTCGACCGGCTGGCCAGCTGGGACATCGACTGCATCCTGCCGTGCCACGGGTCCATCGACACGGTGCGGCAAGGCGGCTATTCCAAACGGCTCATCGACGCGAATCGGTGGTACCTCGATGCCATGCTGGAGGCGGCTGAAACCGGTGACGTGATGGCCCTGTCCGCCACCGAGATTCTCAAGCCGGAGCTCGACGCCGGCGTGCTCACCTGGTGGCCACCGTACGACGAGGTGCACGCGTTCAATCAACAAGCGATAGTCAAAATGCAAGGACGGTCGTGA
- the trpE gene encoding anthranilate synthase component I codes for MLSSGASTLRRTLTPIRRTVLADMETPLSTYRKLADGPNTYLLESVQGGETWGRYSIIGLPCREVVRVHGREVERLVDGEVVQRETVADPLAWVADQLDAVTVADCPDLPRFFGGFVGYFGYDSVRYIERKLDTWHQDDPLGTPDIALMVSDAVVVFDNLRGTLSIVLMVDADDASAVSAAEGRLDAIEAQIRAPAPPLPAQTPRAVGESDFSSQFTEAGYLEGVERCKAYIEAGDCMQVVLSQRMTADITASPLDLYRALRILNPSPYLYFLDFGDHQVVGSSPEILVREEGGQVSVRPLAGTRKRGATAEEDRALEVELLADPKEIAEHLMLIDLGRNDIGRIAEIGSVEVSDEMTVERYSHVMHIVSHVTGTARAGLTPLDVLRATFPAGTLSGAPKVRAMEILDEIEPVKRGVYGGAVGYIGWGGNMDMAIAIRTAVVKDGTLTLLAGAGVVYDSVPALEWEETLNKGRAVFRALALAERGLDMGVQS; via the coding sequence ATGCTGTCCTCTGGCGCGTCCACACTGCGCCGTACCCTGACCCCCATCCGCCGTACCGTCCTGGCCGACATGGAAACCCCCTTGTCGACGTACCGCAAACTTGCGGATGGCCCGAACACCTATTTGCTCGAATCCGTCCAGGGCGGAGAGACCTGGGGCCGGTACTCGATCATCGGGCTGCCGTGTCGCGAAGTCGTGCGGGTCCACGGCCGCGAGGTGGAGCGCCTCGTCGACGGCGAGGTGGTGCAGCGCGAGACGGTTGCCGATCCGCTCGCGTGGGTTGCGGACCAACTCGATGCCGTCACCGTGGCCGACTGCCCGGACCTGCCGCGTTTCTTTGGTGGGTTTGTCGGCTATTTCGGCTATGACAGTGTCCGCTACATTGAGCGCAAGCTCGACACCTGGCACCAGGATGACCCACTCGGCACCCCCGACATCGCCCTGATGGTGTCCGATGCCGTGGTGGTCTTCGACAACCTGCGCGGCACGCTCAGCATCGTGTTGATGGTGGATGCGGACGACGCGAGCGCTGTCAGCGCCGCCGAGGGCCGGCTCGACGCGATCGAGGCGCAGATCCGCGCGCCGGCACCGCCGTTGCCGGCGCAGACGCCACGCGCCGTGGGCGAATCCGATTTCAGCTCGCAGTTCACCGAGGCGGGGTACCTCGAGGGCGTTGAGCGCTGCAAGGCCTACATCGAAGCGGGTGACTGCATGCAGGTGGTGCTCTCGCAGCGGATGACCGCGGACATCACCGCCTCGCCGCTCGACCTCTACCGCGCGTTGCGCATCCTCAACCCCTCGCCCTACCTCTACTTCCTCGATTTCGGTGACCACCAGGTGGTGGGCTCGTCGCCCGAGATCCTGGTGCGCGAGGAGGGTGGGCAGGTGTCCGTGCGGCCGCTCGCCGGGACGCGCAAGCGCGGTGCCACCGCCGAGGAAGACCGCGCGCTCGAAGTCGAACTGCTCGCCGACCCGAAGGAGATCGCCGAGCACCTGATGCTGATCGACCTCGGCCGCAACGACATCGGCCGCATTGCCGAGATCGGCAGCGTTGAAGTGTCTGACGAAATGACGGTCGAGCGCTACTCGCACGTGATGCACATCGTCTCGCACGTCACCGGCACCGCGCGCGCAGGCCTGACCCCGCTCGATGTGCTGCGTGCCACCTTTCCCGCGGGCACCTTGTCGGGTGCGCCGAAGGTGCGCGCGATGGAAATCCTCGACGAGATCGAGCCGGTCAAGCGCGGGGTCTACGGCGGCGCCGTCGGGTACATCGGCTGGGGCGGCAACATGGACATGGCGATTGCCATCCGTACCGCGGTCGTCAAGGACGGCACACTGACGCTGCTGGCGGGCGCGGGTGTGGTTTACGACAGCGTACCGGCGCTCGAGTGGGAAGAGACGCTCAACAAGGGGCGCGCGGTGTTCCGCGCGCTGGCGCTGGCGGAACGTGGACTCGACATGGGGGTGCAGTCATGA
- a CDS encoding flagellar regulator YcgR PilZN domain-containing protein, with protein MTTSEFNVSSASQIGSIFKSLARNRALLTAEFGRNDVQAATLILDVDARNGTCVIDPFTDPNAQRAAAAKQQFALRGSNGGVQLYCPRLSVVGECAVDGSTGLEINLPERMHYLQRRDFFRLDVERIMTLSASLKLTPGQRQAMVSEDPDAPEPPTELDGDVVDLSGGGVGLVFYSQVMPVPTPDDNETAEVTLSLREDDDAMTFAAQWRFSNHSASRETLQVGLEFIEPDRAQQDRIQQFVVKMQFVQRRIA; from the coding sequence ATGACGACATCTGAATTCAACGTGTCCAGCGCCTCGCAGATCGGTTCGATCTTCAAGTCGCTTGCGCGCAATCGCGCGCTGCTGACCGCCGAATTCGGCCGAAACGATGTACAGGCCGCCACCCTCATCCTGGACGTGGATGCCAGGAACGGGACCTGCGTGATCGACCCGTTTACCGACCCGAACGCCCAGCGTGCAGCAGCCGCCAAGCAGCAATTTGCGCTGCGCGGCTCGAACGGCGGCGTCCAACTCTATTGTCCCCGTTTGAGCGTGGTGGGCGAATGCGCCGTCGACGGCAGCACGGGCCTCGAGATCAACCTGCCTGAACGCATGCACTACCTGCAGCGTCGGGATTTCTTCCGGCTGGACGTCGAACGGATCATGACGCTCAGCGCCAGCCTCAAACTGACGCCTGGTCAGCGCCAGGCGATGGTGAGCGAGGACCCGGATGCGCCCGAGCCACCCACCGAGCTTGACGGTGACGTGGTGGACCTCTCGGGTGGTGGCGTCGGCCTGGTGTTCTACAGCCAGGTCATGCCGGTACCGACGCCCGACGACAACGAAACGGCTGAGGTCACGTTGAGCTTGCGCGAGGACGATGACGCCATGACGTTCGCCGCGCAGTGGCGCTTCAGCAACCACTCTGCCAGCCGCGAGACGTTGCAGGTCGGCCTCGAGTTCATCGAGCCCGACCGCGCCCAGCAGGACCGCATTCAGCAGTTCGTGGTCAAGATGCAGTTCGTGCAGCGCCGCATCGCCTGA
- a CDS encoding fumarate hydratase encodes MTTTIRQDDIIASVADALQYISIYHPLDFIQAVNAAYEREASEAARDALAQILINSRMCAEGRRPICQDTGIVTVFCSVGQDVHIEGDMGLSEMINTGVSQAYLNPDNPLRGSVLADPDGARRNTKDNTPAVIHYDIVPGNTIDIHVAAKGGGSEAKSKFAMLNPSDSIVDWVLKQIPTMGAGWCPPGVLGLGIGGTAEKAMVLAKESLLAPLDINELAARGARTRAEELRLELFTKINELGIGAQGVGGLTTVLDVKVLDTPTHAANKPIAMIPNCAATRHAHFTLRGDGPALQKPPKLEDWPVVARESGGNAIRLDLNRVTKDDLQTLKPGDTVLLSGKLLTGRDAAHKRLVDMIARGEDLPVDFTNRFIYYVGPVDAVRDEAVGPAGPTTSTRMDKFTRTMLEQTGLIGMVGKAERGVLALEAIADNKAVYLMAVGGAAYLVSKAIKSAKVLAFEDLGMEAIYEFDVEDMPVTVAVDSHGESVHNSGPATWRAKIASGEVSVVTFM; translated from the coding sequence ATGACCACCACCATCCGTCAGGACGACATCATTGCGTCGGTCGCCGACGCGCTGCAGTACATCAGCATCTACCATCCGCTCGATTTCATTCAGGCGGTCAACGCGGCCTACGAGCGCGAGGCCTCCGAGGCGGCGCGCGATGCACTGGCGCAGATCCTGATCAACTCACGCATGTGCGCCGAGGGTCGCCGCCCGATCTGCCAGGACACGGGCATCGTCACGGTGTTCTGCTCGGTCGGGCAGGACGTGCACATCGAGGGCGACATGGGGCTCTCGGAGATGATCAACACCGGCGTCAGCCAGGCCTACCTCAACCCCGACAACCCGCTGCGCGGCAGCGTGCTCGCCGACCCGGACGGCGCCCGCCGGAACACCAAGGACAACACGCCTGCAGTGATCCACTACGACATCGTGCCAGGCAACACCATCGACATCCACGTCGCCGCGAAAGGCGGCGGGTCGGAGGCGAAGAGCAAGTTCGCGATGTTGAATCCATCCGATTCGATCGTCGACTGGGTGCTCAAGCAGATCCCGACCATGGGCGCAGGCTGGTGCCCGCCGGGCGTGCTGGGTCTCGGCATCGGCGGCACGGCGGAGAAGGCCATGGTGCTCGCCAAGGAGTCGCTGCTCGCACCCCTCGACATCAACGAGCTCGCAGCGCGTGGCGCGCGAACACGTGCTGAAGAGCTGCGACTGGAGCTGTTCACCAAAATCAACGAACTCGGCATCGGCGCGCAAGGTGTCGGCGGACTCACCACCGTGCTCGACGTCAAGGTGCTCGACACGCCGACGCACGCCGCCAACAAGCCGATTGCGATGATCCCGAACTGCGCAGCGACGCGCCATGCCCATTTCACCTTGCGTGGGGACGGTCCGGCCTTGCAAAAACCGCCCAAGCTCGAGGACTGGCCGGTGGTGGCACGCGAAAGCGGTGGCAACGCGATTCGACTCGACCTCAACCGTGTGACCAAGGACGACCTGCAAACCCTCAAACCCGGCGACACCGTATTGCTCAGTGGCAAACTGTTGACCGGGCGCGACGCCGCACACAAGCGCCTGGTCGACATGATCGCCCGCGGCGAGGATCTGCCGGTCGATTTCACCAACCGCTTCATCTACTACGTCGGCCCGGTCGACGCCGTGCGCGACGAGGCGGTCGGCCCGGCAGGGCCGACAACATCCACGCGCATGGACAAGTTCACGCGCACAATGCTCGAGCAGACCGGCTTGATCGGCATGGTCGGCAAGGCCGAGCGCGGTGTGCTGGCGCTCGAGGCGATCGCCGACAACAAGGCGGTCTACCTGATGGCTGTCGGCGGCGCCGCGTACCTCGTGTCCAAAGCGATCAAGTCCGCCAAGGTGCTCGCGTTCGAGGACCTCGGCATGGAGGCGATCTACGAGTTCGACGTCGAGGACATGCCGGTCACGGTCGCAGTCGATTCCCACGGCGAGTCCGTGCACAATTCCGGCCCCGCCACCTGGCGCGCGAAGATCGCGAGCGGTGAAGTCAGCGTCGTCACATTCATGTGA
- a CDS encoding EamA family transporter produces MSSNPGKTDYLLLGLLALLWGSSYLLIDVAVAEIPPLTLIALRVLGAALVLGLAMRVRSVRLPRDARTWRMLFVQAVFNSIGAWTLLAWGQQFVDSGLASVLNSTAPVFVCLITAWVTQHEATDRVKLLGALTGVAGVVLIVGPGVLSGLGVQVAGQLACLLGALLYAGAAIYGKRLGHLGALTVATATMLWATAVLVPAALVVDRPWTVLLDVSASAMAATALLSVFCTGLALLIYFRLLATLGSLGVASQAYLRACVGVALGVFVLGETVTLMVAIGLATAIGGVVLINLPRRT; encoded by the coding sequence GTGTCTTCGAACCCCGGCAAGACCGACTACCTGTTGCTTGGCCTGTTGGCGCTGCTGTGGGGCTCGTCCTACCTGTTGATCGACGTCGCCGTCGCCGAGATCCCGCCGCTGACCCTGATCGCGTTGCGCGTGCTGGGTGCCGCGCTGGTGCTCGGGCTCGCAATGCGCGTTCGTTCGGTGCGCTTGCCACGGGATGCGCGGACGTGGCGGATGCTGTTCGTCCAGGCGGTGTTCAACAGCATCGGCGCGTGGACCCTCCTGGCCTGGGGTCAGCAGTTCGTCGACTCGGGCCTCGCGAGCGTGCTGAACTCGACGGCGCCGGTGTTCGTGTGCCTGATCACGGCGTGGGTGACGCAGCACGAGGCGACCGACCGCGTGAAACTGCTCGGCGCCCTGACTGGCGTTGCCGGTGTTGTTCTGATCGTCGGTCCCGGTGTACTGAGCGGCCTTGGCGTGCAGGTGGCAGGGCAGCTCGCTTGCCTGCTGGGGGCATTGCTCTACGCGGGCGCGGCGATCTACGGCAAACGCCTCGGACACCTCGGCGCGCTCACGGTGGCGACCGCGACGATGTTGTGGGCAACCGCCGTGCTGGTCCCGGCGGCCCTGGTGGTCGACCGGCCGTGGACCGTGTTGCTCGACGTGAGTGCATCGGCGATGGCCGCGACCGCCTTGTTGTCGGTCTTCTGCACCGGGCTGGCGTTGCTGATCTACTTCAGGCTGCTGGCCACGCTCGGGTCGCTGGGTGTGGCCAGTCAGGCCTACCTGCGCGCCTGCGTGGGGGTGGCGCTGGGTGTTTTCGTGCTCGGCGAAACGGTGACCCTGATGGTTGCGATCGGGCTTGCCACGGCCATCGGCGGCGTTGTGCTCATCAACCTGCCGAGGCGAACGTAG
- the trpC gene encoding indole-3-glycerol phosphate synthase TrpC, whose protein sequence is MSQNRADILERILAAKHVEVAERKAAMSDAELDAAIAAASPCRGFKAALEAKVDVGEAGVIAEIKKASPSKGVIRPDFHPAEIAASYATGGAACLSVLTDEAFFQGSTQYLIDASAACTLPVIRKDFIVDTWQLREARAMGADCVLLIVSALDDPQLGTLHANAKALGLDVLVEVHDSAEFDRALAIDADLIGVNNRNLRTFEVSLQTTLDLLPKVPPGGMLVTESGIATPDDVSLMRGHGVHTFLVGEAFMRADDPGTELARLFA, encoded by the coding sequence GTGAGCCAGAACCGCGCGGACATCCTCGAGCGCATCCTCGCCGCCAAACACGTGGAGGTGGCCGAGCGAAAGGCGGCCATGTCCGACGCCGAGCTCGACGCCGCGATTGCGGCTGCAAGCCCGTGCCGCGGCTTCAAGGCCGCGCTCGAGGCCAAGGTCGACGTGGGCGAGGCCGGCGTGATCGCCGAGATCAAGAAGGCCTCCCCGAGCAAAGGGGTGATCCGCCCGGATTTCCACCCGGCGGAGATTGCCGCGAGCTACGCCACAGGCGGTGCAGCCTGTTTGTCCGTGCTGACCGACGAGGCGTTTTTTCAGGGGAGCACGCAATACCTGATCGACGCGAGCGCGGCGTGCACCCTGCCGGTAATCCGCAAGGATTTCATCGTCGACACCTGGCAGCTGCGCGAGGCACGTGCGATGGGCGCCGACTGTGTGCTGCTGATCGTGTCGGCGCTCGATGACCCGCAGCTCGGCACGTTGCACGCGAATGCCAAGGCGCTCGGCCTTGACGTGCTCGTCGAAGTGCACGACAGCGCGGAATTCGACCGCGCGCTTGCGATCGACGCGGACCTGATCGGGGTCAACAACCGCAACCTCCGCACCTTCGAGGTGTCGTTGCAGACTACCCTCGACCTGCTGCCCAAAGTCCCACCCGGCGGCATGCTCGTCACCGAGAGCGGCATTGCAACCCCGGACGATGTCAGCCTCATGCGCGGTCACGGCGTTCACACCTTCCTCGTCGGCGAAGCCTTCATGCGCGCCGACGACCCGGGCACCGAACTCGCGCGCCTGTTTGCCTGA